Within Fusibacter sp. A1, the genomic segment ATCTCTTTTGCAAGCTCGACATAGATCTGAGTCGTGTGGATTGGACTGATGGTATATGAAATAGCTGCTTGCGCATGGGCACCAGCCTTTTTAGTCGCATCAAGAGCGACTTTAATATTTCTCGTATCGTTGAGCGCGTCGAAAATTCTGATGATATCGATTCCATTTTCAACGGATTTCTTAACAAATTCTTCCACCACATCATCTGCATAGTTTTTATAGCCGAGGATATTCTGACCCCTCAAAAGCATTTGAAGTTTAGTGTTCTTCACGTGTTTGCGGATCGTACGTAGACGTTCCCAAGGATCTTCATTTAAAAATCTAAGACATGAGTCGAATGTCGCTCCACCCCAACACTCAAGTGCGTGGTAACCGACCTGGTCCATTTTTTCTAGAATTGGAATCATTTCATCGATTTTTAGTCTAGTCGCCATTAATGATTGATGTGCATCTCTTAAAGCAGTTTCTGTAATCTTAACTGGACGCATGTGTTCCTCCCATAAAAAACATGATGCATAAGCATCTAATAAGCTTGTTGTTACCCTAATATTTAAACCGAATTTGCGCTCAAAGTAAATATCTAAACATCAACAACTAATTTAATATACAAATTGCTCAATTCATTTAAATAAGAAAAGGATTAATCGATTTGGCTTTCTTTTAAAAAGAAAAATCCACTCTAAAAAGAGTGGATTTTCAATAAAATAACGTTTTCACCTTGTGATTCAGTGTCTTTTATTGCACAATACCGGCATTATCGTTACCTTTTTCTATTACTTGCTAATAATTCCCTCTAAGTTCTATGGTCTCAGCAAGACCATGTTTCAAAAGCATTTGCTTTAGGCTATCCATTTCAGTCAGGCTATAGGTTTCGAACCGGATATCCTTATGGTTGCTTTGAGCATGGTGGAACTGCTGAAGCGCCCATTTTCGAACCGGCTTATGAAGGTCAAACAGACTTACAAGCCTTTCGATGGAATGCTCGCTTCTTATGAGCGTCGTGCGTACTTCATAAGCGCTTTTGCTTTCGTTCAGAATCGACAACACGTCCATAGCTGAGGCGAAGTCGCACTCCGTCCCACCGAGCATGGCGGTGTAAGACTCGGATGTCCCCTTCACGTCAAGCGCGATATAATCTACCAGCGACTCAGAAATAAGCTTCTTAATCAACTCAGGTCTCGCACCGTTGGTGTCGAGTTTCACATAAAAACCATTCGCCTTCAAATCGCCTATGATTTTCAGTAACGAGGGATGAAGTGTGGGTTCGCCACCAGAAATCACCACAGCGTCTATCAGATGTCGGCGCGAGATCAAGTTTGCCAAAACCTCAGACCAGGATGTGCCGATCGAGCTGTCATGCCGAATCAGCTCCGCATTATGGCAGTAATCGCAAGAGAGGTTGCATCCGCTTAAAAACAGCACCGCGGCCATTCGCCCTGGATAATCGATCATACTGGTCTTGATCCATGAGTGTATCATTACAAGCTCCTAATTGATTTCAAAAGTCACACGTTCCTCGAATTCAGCCTGCTTGCCATCGTTCCAATTGCTTACAGGACGATGATATCCTACGATTCTAGTCCATACTTCGGTGGTTTTTTGGCAAGTAGGGCACTTAGGCACCTGACCGCTGATATACTGATGGTCCGGGCAGATGCTGAAGGTCGGAGTCAAGGTAAAATACGGAATGCTATAGTTTGACATCACTTTTTTGAGCACGTCCTTGACCGTTTGCACGTCGTTGATCTTTTCAGTTAAAAATGCATGGAAGACGGTTCCGCCTGTATATTTGGTCTGCAGCGATTCCTGCATGTCAAGCGCGTCGAACAGGTCCTGGGTATGCCCCACAGGAAGCTGCGTGCTATTGGTATAATAAGGCTTATCCGTACCCGCTACCGAGATGTCCGGGTATCTTTCAAGATCGAGTTTTGCAAATCGATACGCGGTGCCTTCTGCAGGACTTGCCTCCAGGTTGTACAGGTGCCCTGTCTCCTCTTGAAAACCTACTAGGATGTCATTCATATGATCCAGGATTTCCTCAGCCATCTGAAGTCCTACAGGCGTCGTGATATCCTCGGTATCTCCAGTCAGATTACGAATGCACTCGTTCATTCCGTTTGGACCTATGGTCGCAAAGTGATTGAACCAATATTCCTGGTGCGAGTCATAGATATCCTGCAGGTAATACCTCGAGTAAGGATAAAGACCGCTATTGATGTTTTCTTCAAGTACCTTGCGTTTGAGTTCCAAGGAATCCATCGCAGTTCGCATGTGTCTGCCCAGTTCTTCCTTGAGCTTCTCCATGGAAGCCGAAACATAACCGAGTCGGGCCATATTGATGGTCACTACGCCGATCGACCCCGTTTTGGGATTGGCTCCAAATAGGCCGCCACCTCTTCTGATAAGGGCCTTGTTGTCCAGTCTCAGTCTACAGCACATGGACCTGACATCTTCAGGATCCAGATCCGAACTCACAAAGTTGCTGAAGTAGGGGATGCCGTATTTCGCTGTCATCTCCATAATCCTATTGCTGACTTCGTTATCCCATTCCCAGTTGTCGGTGATATTGTAGGTAGGGATAGGGAAAGTGAAGATCCGCCCTTTGGCATCGCCCTGCATCATGACTTCGCAGAAGGCGATATTGATCATATCCATCTCCTTCTGAAAATCCTTGTAGGTATAGTCAAACTGACCTTCTCCACCGATGATCACCGGTAAATCGGCATGGGTAGAAGGTACCTCCTTATCCATGGTGATATTGAAGAAGGGCGTTTGAAAACCGACACGCGTTGCAACGTTCATGTTGAAGATGAACGCCTGCATCGCCTGCTTGACTTCAGGATAGGTCAATCTGTCAAAATAGATGAAGGGTGCGAGAAGCGTGTCGAAATTTGACACCGCTTGGGCACCCGCAGCTTCTCCCTGAAGCGTGTAGATAAAGTTGACCAGCTGCATGAGAGCCGAATCAAAATGTTTTGGGGCCCCGGACTCGACCTTTCCTTCGGCGCCGCAGAAACCCTTTCGGAGCAGGTCCTCCAGACTCCAGCCACAGCAGTAGGTGGATAAAAGTCCCAGGTCATGTATATGTAAATCCCCCGTGCTATGCGCGTTTCTTATGCTTTCATGATAGACCGAGTGCAACCAGAAGGTCGCGGACGCTTTGGCGACGACATGGTTGTTAAGGCCCTGCAGGCTGTAATTCATATTCGAGTTCTCTTTGACTGTCCAGTCCTTTTGACCCAGATAGCCATCAAACAGATCCAACATGTCAAGGGCTGAATGTTTGATTTCGCGCTCTTTCTTATGCTCATACCGGTATTTGATGTAGGATCTTGCCGTATCGTATTCGCCCATTCGCATCAAGACACGCTCAACCGTATCCTGTACTTCCTCAACCGTAGGCAGGTGCTCCACATCATAGACTTCCTCGAGTTCGAGCGTCACATATTCCGTCGCAACCTCCGCTACCTTTCTCAATGTCTTTTTGGTTCTATTTTTATTGCATGCGTATAGCGCCTTAAATACCGCGTTTTCAATTTTACACGGATCAAAAAATGCGATTTCGCCATTTCTCTTTTGCAGTCTTGTAAACATTTCCCATCACTCCCATAAAAAAATCACCTCTTGGCGTACTTCCTTATCCATTGTATCAAAGGAAGTATAGATGCTCAATGAGGCTTAAGACACTTATCTCATTTTTGTAATAATCGCCAATTAATCGTTAACGGTTGTCAAGTATACCCAAAAACATCCGGTGTTGAAGCGGATTGACTATTTGTCAATTGGATATTTACTACAATAAAACCATGAAACCGGTTCGACTTAGCTTTTTAAAATCGTCAATTGAAAATCCGCTCCTTTTACGTTACAATTAGTTACCAAAGTATAATCGTACAGTAAAGGAGCGCGACACTATGTTATTCAACTGGAAACCGGAATATGCTACAACCATCACAGAAATCGATGTTCAGCACATGGAACTCGTAAGACTTGGAAGACAGATCGAAAAACTGCTCTTTAGCGGCGCTGAGGATATCTACGACGAGCTCGTCGAACTCATCGACAGCCTGAAGGCGTATACCATCTATCATTTCGCTTCAGAAGAAAGCCTGCTTGAGCGATATGCCTATCCTGCACTCGACGCCCACCAGGTGGAGCATCAAAAGTTCATCGACGAATTGAACGAAATCGATCTGAGCGAGTTGGATATCAATCAGAAGGCCTATGCGATGGATCTGATCAAATTCATCAGCAAATGGATTTTTTCACACATCCTAGGTGCGGATTCAGACTATAAACTCTTTTTCATGAATGAAAATCTGATCGAGAAAGCCAACAGCAATCAAACCACATAACACGTTATAGTCAAAACGACAGAGCCAAAAGCTCTGTCGTTTCTTATTTGAAGCTAAAGACATGTCATAAAAGCGATTTCTGGTAAAAGGTCACATCGATCCAATGTCCAAATTTGAATCCCGCATTTTTGAAGGTTCCCACCTTTTCGAATCCCATCGCTTCGTGAAGCAGCTCGCTCCTTGGATTTTCTCCTGCGACCACTCCGACGATCAGTTTGAAACCACTTTCCTTAAGTCGGCTTATCAGGCTTTCGTAAAGCAGTCGTCCCACTCCCTTGCCTTGCAGCCCGTCGCTGATATAGATCGCGGATTCCACACTGTACCTATAGGCCGGTCTGCCCCGCCACTGTGAAGCATACGCGTAACCCAGAACCTCGCCGTCGACTTCATAGACGATCCAGGTGTGTGAATGGCTGATCCGTTCGATTCGGCTTTTCATTTCCTCCACACCGACCTCTTGCTCTTCGAAAGAAATCGTAGTCTGCCTGACTACCGGATTGTATATTTCACAAATGGCCTGCGCATCATCTACTTTGGCATCTCTTACTAAACCCTTCATCACTCAACTCACCTCGTCTTCTTTTGTTCAAAGGTCTCAAGTACTCCTGGAAGATCACTTGAACGCTCTACAAGGCATACAGCACCCGCCTTTAACAGTTCTAGCTCGCTGCCATAGCCGTAAAGCACGCCAATAGTAGGAATTCCAAGAGCTGATGCGCCAAAAATGTCGTGCTCCCGATCCCCTACCATCATGCAGCCGGAGGCGTCTTCAATACCCATTTCAAGAAGAGCGGCTTCAATGATCTCCTTTTTTGAGGTCCGGGTATTGTCCAGGTTGCTTCCCTGAATCGTTTCAAAATAGACATCGAGACCGAACTTTTGACAGATCTCCACTGCGATTGACGTTGGTTTTCCGGTTGCGACCGCCAATCTATAGCCCTTGTCCTTTAAGATATGAAGCGTCTTGACTATCCCTTCATAGGGTATATTTTCGAATTTTCCGGTAGTCATGTAGTAGTCACGATAATATCCGATCCCCCTGATCGCGTCCTCTTCGCTTAGTCCATGGTAAAGCATGAAACTGTCTTTGAGAGGCGGTCCGATATAAGGGGTCAAGGTCTCCAAATCATCAACACCTATCTTAAACTCCTTTAGCGCCTTGGCTACAGCAGTCGTAATTCCTACTTTCGGATCCGTAAGCGTGCCATCCAAATCAAACAATATCACATTTTTCATCATCACACCCCTGACACTTGACTTTTCTGCATTTTAACCAGTATAACAAGTAAAAAAGTCAGTGACAATCCTTCAAATTGTCACTGACTTTAGATCTAAAGTTTCTTAAATGCGCTGACGACATGTTCCGCAGTGAATCCAAACTCCTTGAAAAGAACCTCTCCAGGTGCGGATTCGCCGAAACGGTCCATGCCGATGACAACCCCGCCATCGGTTGCGATGCGGTGCCAGCCCATGCTGACCCCCGCTTCCATCACCACTCTTTTTTTGATGTCCTTAGGAAGCACTTCTTCCCTATAGGCTGAATTTTGTCTGTTGAAAAGTTCAACAGAAGGCATGCTGACTACACTCACTTCGATACCGTCAAGCTTCAGCAGGCGCTGGGCTTCGACAAGGACATGCACTTCGCTTCCTGTACCGATAAGAATTCCTTCTGGAATCTCCTTATGAGACGGACTTAGCACATAGCCCCCATGATGAGCCCCTCTTCCAACTCCCTCAAGGGCAGGTAGGTTTTGTCTGGATAAGACGATGACAGAAGGACCAGTGATGTTATTTAGCGCCTCCACCCATGAGATCGCTGTCTCTTTTGGATCGGCAGGTCTAAATACGGTCACATTCGGAATGCTTCTTAGCATCAGCAAGTGTTCGATCGGCTGATGGGTAGGTCCGTCTTCCCCAACGCCAATGCTGTCGTGTGTGAACACGTAGATGACAGGAAGTTTCATGAGTGCAGACAATCTGATGGCTGGCTTCATATAGTCGGAGAACACAAGGAAGGTGGCTCCGAAAGGTCTGACTCCTCCATGGAGGGCCAGTCCGTTTAAAACAGCGCCCATCGCATGCTCTCTTACTCCAAAGAACAGGTTGTCCGAGTCTCTGTTATCCCACTGGTAATCACCGAAGCCCTTAAGATAGGTTTTAGTCGATCCGTTCAGATCGGCGGAACCACCCATCAGGTTGGGCACGATGGGTTTAATCAGGTTCATGAACTTACCGCCAGAGCTTCTTGTCGCATCTTTCGTCTCAAAGGGTTCCCATAGCGACTTGTTTGCAAAGGCATTTTCAGGAATCTCGTAATCATGCCACAGTTCCCATTCCTTAGCAAGTTCCGGGTAGGTATCTTGGTAATTCTGGTAGAGCTCCTCCCATTTGAATCTGCCCATTTCCCGGTGATCGATCACCAGCTTCATATATTCTATGACATCTTCTTCCACCACAAAGGATTCGTTCGGATTGAACTCAAATGCCTCTTTCACAAGCTTAAGCTCATCTTCACCGAGCGGTGATCCATGGACACCTGAGGTACCCGCCTTATTGGGGCTTCCAAAACCGATGATCGTCTTTATACGGATCAGTGTCGGAGTCTCAA encodes:
- a CDS encoding anaerobic ribonucleoside-triphosphate reductase activating protein; the protein is MIHSWIKTSMIDYPGRMAAVLFLSGCNLSCDYCHNAELIRHDSSIGTSWSEVLANLISRRHLIDAVVISGGEPTLHPSLLKIIGDLKANGFYVKLDTNGARPELIKKLISESLVDYIALDVKGTSESYTAMLGGTECDFASAMDVLSILNESKSAYEVRTTLIRSEHSIERLVSLFDLHKPVRKWALQQFHHAQSNHKDIRFETYSLTEMDSLKQMLLKHGLAETIELRGNY
- a CDS encoding ribonucleoside triphosphate reductase, whose product is MFTRLQKRNGEIAFFDPCKIENAVFKALYACNKNRTKKTLRKVAEVATEYVTLELEEVYDVEHLPTVEEVQDTVERVLMRMGEYDTARSYIKYRYEHKKEREIKHSALDMLDLFDGYLGQKDWTVKENSNMNYSLQGLNNHVVAKASATFWLHSVYHESIRNAHSTGDLHIHDLGLLSTYCCGWSLEDLLRKGFCGAEGKVESGAPKHFDSALMQLVNFIYTLQGEAAGAQAVSNFDTLLAPFIYFDRLTYPEVKQAMQAFIFNMNVATRVGFQTPFFNITMDKEVPSTHADLPVIIGGEGQFDYTYKDFQKEMDMINIAFCEVMMQGDAKGRIFTFPIPTYNITDNWEWDNEVSNRIMEMTAKYGIPYFSNFVSSDLDPEDVRSMCCRLRLDNKALIRRGGGLFGANPKTGSIGVVTINMARLGYVSASMEKLKEELGRHMRTAMDSLELKRKVLEENINSGLYPYSRYYLQDIYDSHQEYWFNHFATIGPNGMNECIRNLTGDTEDITTPVGLQMAEEILDHMNDILVGFQEETGHLYNLEASPAEGTAYRFAKLDLERYPDISVAGTDKPYYTNSTQLPVGHTQDLFDALDMQESLQTKYTGGTVFHAFLTEKINDVQTVKDVLKKVMSNYSIPYFTLTPTFSICPDHQYISGQVPKCPTCQKTTEVWTRIVGYHRPVSNWNDGKQAEFEERVTFEIN
- a CDS encoding bacteriohemerythrin, translated to MLFNWKPEYATTITEIDVQHMELVRLGRQIEKLLFSGAEDIYDELVELIDSLKAYTIYHFASEESLLERYAYPALDAHQVEHQKFIDELNEIDLSELDINQKAYAMDLIKFISKWIFSHILGADSDYKLFFMNENLIEKANSNQTT
- a CDS encoding GNAT family N-acetyltransferase, whose amino-acid sequence is MKGLVRDAKVDDAQAICEIYNPVVRQTTISFEEQEVGVEEMKSRIERISHSHTWIVYEVDGEVLGYAYASQWRGRPAYRYSVESAIYISDGLQGKGVGRLLYESLISRLKESGFKLIVGVVAGENPRSELLHEAMGFEKVGTFKNAGFKFGHWIDVTFYQKSLL
- a CDS encoding HAD hydrolase-like protein, translated to MKNVILFDLDGTLTDPKVGITTAVAKALKEFKIGVDDLETLTPYIGPPLKDSFMLYHGLSEEDAIRGIGYYRDYYMTTGKFENIPYEGIVKTLHILKDKGYRLAVATGKPTSIAVEICQKFGLDVYFETIQGSNLDNTRTSKKEIIEAALLEMGIEDASGCMMVGDREHDIFGASALGIPTIGVLYGYGSELELLKAGAVCLVERSSDLPGVLETFEQKKTR
- the tkt gene encoding transketolase translates to MKTIENRIVNTIRLLSADAVQKANSGHPGLPMGAAPMAFALWSKHLKGSATDPNWHDRDRFILSAGHGSMLHYALLNLFGYEVGLDDLKSFRQWESKTPGHPEYGMTPGVESTTGPLGQGLAMGVGLAIAESRLAAKFNREGMNIVDHHTFVIAGDGCLMEGITSEASSMAGHMKLGKLIVLYDDNQITIDGSTELSFTEDVTKRYEAYGWQVLEVEDGNDLERIHQAIESAKSNLETPTLIRIKTIIGFGSPNKAGTSGVHGSPLGEDELKLVKEAFEFNPNESFVVEEDVIEYMKLVIDHREMGRFKWEELYQNYQDTYPELAKEWELWHDYEIPENAFANKSLWEPFETKDATRSSGGKFMNLIKPIVPNLMGGSADLNGSTKTYLKGFGDYQWDNRDSDNLFFGVREHAMGAVLNGLALHGGVRPFGATFLVFSDYMKPAIRLSALMKLPVIYVFTHDSIGVGEDGPTHQPIEHLLMLRSIPNVTVFRPADPKETAISWVEALNNITGPSVIVLSRQNLPALEGVGRGAHHGGYVLSPSHKEIPEGILIGTGSEVHVLVEAQRLLKLDGIEVSVVSMPSVELFNRQNSAYREEVLPKDIKKRVVMEAGVSMGWHRIATDGGVVIGMDRFGESAPGEVLFKEFGFTAEHVVSAFKKL